The following coding sequences are from one Biomphalaria glabrata chromosome 8, xgBioGlab47.1, whole genome shotgun sequence window:
- the LOC106067311 gene encoding arylsulfatase B-like produces the protein MSVNKVFSELFYVVTFFHLATLAGAQRKPNIVFVVADDYGFHDIGYHGSEIFTPHLDKLAAQGVKLENYYVQPICSPTRSQLLTGRYQIHTGLQHNIIWPSQPYGMPLEFPTIANFLKENGYTTHAVGKWHLGLYKKEYTPLNRGFDTFYGYWEGGEDYYTYYNCDTWHNKSIDIESGITKSYSEKDIQSHQNSDKTQWCGYDLRDMDKPVTNMNGSYSTYVYTSKSIDIINKANPEKPFFLYLAYQAVHSPMEVPDIYLEPYKHIQDKNRRIYAGMTSCMDEGVANVTNALKAKGLWDNTIFIFTTDNGGEVLAGGNNWPLRGYKHTLWEGGVRGISFVTSPLIQQKGVISEELMHVSDWFPTIADIIGVHMNSSLKLDGTNQWPMISKGETSKRKEILHNIDILTPLNGDRMYNDTFDTRIRAAIRMGNYKLITGMPGDGNWYPPPHDSHLKNHKFNSTEASNKNIWLFNVKVDPCEVIDLSGVLLDQVRLMLDRLLYYNATAVSPLYPESDPNCDPTLHGGYWGPWQ, from the exons ATGTCGGTAAATAAAGTATTCTCTGAACTTTTCTATGTGGTGACATTCTTCCATTTGGCAACATTGGCTGGGGCCCAGAGGAAGCCTAACATAGTATTTGTAGTTGCTGATGACTATGGCTTCCATGACATAGGCTACCATGGATCAGAGATATTCACTCCACATTTAGACAAGCTAGCAGCTCAAGGAGTCAAATTAGAAAACTACTATGTCCAGCCTATTTGTTCCCCAACAAGAAGCCAATTATTGACTGGTCGCTATCAG ATTCACACAGGTCTCCAACATAACATAATCTGGCCATCTCAGCCCTATGGCATGCCCCTTGAATTTCCAACTATAGCAAACTTTCTGAAAGAGAATGGCTACACAACTCATGCGGTTGGCAAATGGCACTTGGGACTGTACAAAAAGGAATACACACCATTGAATAGAGGATTTGATACTTtttatg GTTACTGGGAAGGTGGTGAAGATTATTACACATATTATAATTGTGACACTTGGCACAACAAAAGTATTGATATTGAATCAGGCATCACTAAATCCTACTCAGAGAAGGACATTCAATCTCATCAAAACTCTGACAAGACTCAATGGTGTGGCTATGATCTCAGAGACATGGACAAGCCAGTCACTAATATGAATGGCTCATACTCTACCTATGTCTACACAAGCAAATCTATTGACATCATAAATAAAGCCAACCCAGAAAAG ccatttTTTCTCTATTTGGCTTACCAAGCAGTTCACTCACCAATGGAAGTTCCAGATATATACTTAGAGCCTTACAAACATATTCAAGACAAGAACAGAAGAATTTACGCAG gcATGACCAGCTGTATGGATGAAGGTGTAGCCAATGTCACTAATGCTCTGAAGGCTAAAGGATTATGGGataatactatttttattttcacaacTG atAATGGAGGCGAGGTACTTGCTGGAGGCAATAACTGGCCATTGAGAGGATACAAACACACACTGTGGGAAGGAGGAGTCCGTGGCATTAGTTTTGTGACCAGCCCACTGATCCAACAGAAAGGTGTTATCAGTGAAGAGCTGATGCATGTCTCGGATTGGTTCCCTACCATTGCTGACATAATTGGAGTCCATATGAACAGCAGTCTGAAACTTGATGGCACAAATCAGTGGCCTATGATCAG CAAAGGTGAGacaagtaaaagaaaagaaattcttCATAACATTGATATACTGACACCTTTGAATGGAGACAGAATGTACAATGACACCTTTGATACAAGAATAAGGGCAGCCATACGAATGGGGAATTACAAGCTGATTACTGGTATGCCAG gtgaTGGTAACTGGTATCCCCCACCACATGATTCCCACTTGAAGAACCATAAGTTCAACTCTACAGAAGCCAGTAACAAGAACATCTGGCTGTTCAATGTGAAAGTTGATCCATGTGAAGTGATTGACCTCTCAGGTGTTTTATTAGACCAGGTCAGGCTGATGCTGGACAGACTTCTGTATTACAATGCCACTGCAGTCTCACCTCTGTATCCAGAGTCAGACCCAAATTGTGATCCTACGCTACATGGGGGCTACTGGGGGCCTTGGCAATGA